One Bosea sp. 685 DNA segment encodes these proteins:
- a CDS encoding LysE family translocator: MQNLGFFRELGSFASAYLIIMAVPGPNFAMVVQSSVHGSLRGALSTAAGLATGASLLAGLAFAGLLSVGRNDAWQGLAHAAFALTLVMIGIRALRRSMRGSATPLSPKENLSSEANLPSKASPPSKSSHTSRNFLTAFVTAVANPLTAVFFATSMLELGLTDLQTRPALMAMSVFVIALSWFGFVSLMFCFAPVQKAFRLLQRPLDAGLGAYLIFVGISHVAAPLIG; encoded by the coding sequence GTGCAGAATCTCGGCTTCTTTCGGGAGCTTGGCAGCTTCGCGTCCGCCTATCTGATCATCATGGCCGTCCCGGGGCCCAACTTCGCGATGGTCGTCCAGTCGAGCGTGCACGGCTCCTTGCGTGGAGCCCTGTCGACGGCAGCCGGCCTTGCAACGGGAGCGAGCTTGCTCGCGGGGCTGGCATTTGCCGGCCTTCTATCGGTCGGGCGTAACGATGCCTGGCAGGGCCTGGCTCACGCGGCTTTCGCCCTGACGCTGGTCATGATCGGCATCAGGGCGCTACGACGTTCAATGCGCGGATCCGCCACCCCGCTATCCCCAAAGGAAAATCTGTCCTCGGAGGCAAATCTACCCTCGAAGGCAAGTCCGCCCTCGAAATCAAGCCACACGTCGAGGAATTTCTTGACAGCGTTCGTGACGGCCGTAGCCAATCCTTTGACAGCGGTTTTCTTCGCAACATCAATGCTTGAGCTCGGTTTGACCGACCTTCAGACAAGGCCGGCGCTCATGGCGATGTCGGTCTTCGTCATTGCGCTCAGCTGGTTTGGTTTTGTCAGCCTGATGTTTTGTTTTGCTCCGGTCCAGAAGGCATTTCGCCTGTTGCAACGTCCGCTGGATGCGGGCTTGGGCGCCTACCTGATCTTTGTCGGCATCTCGCATGTCGCGGCGCCGCTGATCGGCTGA
- a CDS encoding LuxR C-terminal-related transcriptional regulator codes for MAFRSELFSSLVGSLYEAARDPGQWPAAIDGIRVAFGGSEASFDILGEEMALRPYIATARHLPEDELREILIETGDCEAEVAAIDRALSSQMGGPSFSRGGRLLLCRFRITRPAGFLQNDDIAETSASPESQSFCVGVRRGREQPRFSVEDMAWFMRIASHLQRATELSQSVSQARMAASIIGRLPFGVLVVDAQKRVIASNPAATELTRHSWSGIKVRRGILTARNGLDVDKLQHAVSAACQLQERGRAQAGRDAFIHSRSHASDGDALAISICPLPQAERHAAGEGSYAVVFAQKLSLSLPFGFVEQVQSVFGLTPKEAQLACSLAEGFSLKEAAQRQDIRFKTARSYLEEIFQKTGVRQQSQLVAVLKTIQLILGNAAMADHRPSARSGYQIPATDAA; via the coding sequence TTGGCGTTCAGGTCTGAGCTGTTTTCATCGCTTGTCGGAAGCCTATACGAAGCGGCTCGCGACCCCGGGCAGTGGCCGGCTGCGATAGACGGCATACGCGTCGCCTTCGGCGGCTCTGAAGCATCTTTCGATATTCTCGGCGAGGAGATGGCGCTCCGGCCTTATATCGCCACCGCGAGACATCTGCCCGAGGACGAGCTGCGCGAGATTTTGATCGAAACGGGAGATTGTGAAGCGGAGGTTGCCGCGATCGACCGAGCCTTGTCGAGCCAGATGGGCGGCCCGTCATTCTCAAGAGGCGGCAGGCTTCTTCTCTGCCGTTTCCGGATCACGCGGCCGGCGGGGTTTCTGCAGAATGACGACATCGCCGAAACGTCAGCTTCGCCCGAAAGCCAAAGTTTTTGCGTCGGGGTCAGGCGAGGCCGGGAGCAGCCGCGCTTCAGTGTCGAAGACATGGCGTGGTTCATGCGTATCGCCTCGCATCTGCAGCGCGCGACCGAGCTGTCCCAAAGCGTCAGCCAAGCACGCATGGCCGCATCGATCATAGGGCGGTTACCTTTCGGCGTGCTCGTTGTCGACGCGCAGAAGCGGGTCATCGCCTCCAACCCTGCCGCCACGGAACTCACCAGGCATTCCTGGTCCGGGATCAAGGTTCGCAGGGGTATCCTGACTGCGCGCAACGGTCTCGATGTCGACAAGCTCCAACACGCCGTTTCAGCCGCCTGCCAACTGCAGGAGAGAGGAAGAGCTCAGGCGGGCCGCGATGCGTTCATCCATTCCCGGTCCCATGCCAGCGATGGCGATGCGCTTGCGATCTCGATTTGCCCCTTGCCGCAGGCCGAGCGGCATGCGGCCGGAGAGGGCAGCTATGCCGTGGTCTTTGCCCAGAAGCTTTCGCTGAGTTTGCCCTTTGGCTTCGTCGAACAGGTGCAAAGCGTATTCGGACTGACGCCGAAGGAAGCGCAGTTGGCTTGCTCCCTGGCGGAAGGCTTCTCGCTTAAGGAAGCTGCACAGCGACAGGACATCCGCTTCAAGACAGCGCGCTCCTATCTCGAGGAGATTTTTCAAAAGACCGGCGTACGCCAGCAAAGCCAACTCGTCGCCGTGCTCAAAACGATCCAACTGATCCTCGGCAACGCCGCGATGGCAGATCATCGGCCATCCGCGCGCTCCGGCTACCAAATTCCCGCAACCGATGCCGCCTAG
- a CDS encoding AzlD family protein — translation MTLSVPTILAIIGMAIVTYATRIGGLFFADKLQFKGKAKAAFDEIPAAVLVSVIAPAVLTTGPAETIAALITILCARRLPLIAVVIVGVVAVVVLRLLMS, via the coding sequence ATGACCCTCTCCGTGCCGACCATTCTTGCCATCATCGGCATGGCCATCGTGACATATGCCACGCGGATCGGCGGGCTGTTCTTTGCAGACAAGCTTCAATTCAAGGGCAAGGCCAAGGCGGCGTTCGATGAGATTCCCGCCGCGGTGCTCGTCTCCGTCATCGCCCCGGCGGTTCTCACGACCGGGCCGGCCGAAACGATCGCCGCATTGATCACGATACTCTGCGCACGGCGATTGCCTTTGATCGCCGTCGTCATCGTCGGGGTGGTCGCGGTGGTCGTGCTACGGCTCCTGATGAGCTAG
- a CDS encoding AzlC family ABC transporter permease, protein MFGALCVGKGLSPIEVALMSATVCAGAAQFAAIEIWGQPVPVVAIVLSTLLVNLRNLLMSASLAPKTAAFTSLQRLLGFYVLSDENWALSERRVRAKPLSSAYFLTMGGVLYTNWVFWTTLGAFAGAFLGDPRRLGADFAFTALFIGLIAGFWKGRSTASAVASSAIASAIAFVTIGAPWHVLIGTVAGIAAVYVAAPEEAP, encoded by the coding sequence TTGTTCGGCGCGCTGTGCGTGGGAAAGGGGCTTTCACCCATCGAGGTCGCGCTGATGTCGGCCACGGTCTGTGCCGGTGCCGCGCAATTTGCCGCGATCGAGATCTGGGGGCAGCCGGTTCCCGTCGTGGCGATCGTGCTGTCCACCCTCCTGGTCAATCTGCGCAACCTGCTGATGAGTGCGTCGCTCGCGCCGAAAACCGCCGCTTTCACAAGCTTGCAGCGATTGCTCGGGTTCTACGTCCTGTCCGACGAGAACTGGGCCTTGAGCGAACGGCGCGTCCGGGCGAAGCCGCTGAGCTCGGCTTATTTTCTGACGATGGGTGGGGTCCTCTACACAAATTGGGTCTTCTGGACCACGCTTGGCGCGTTTGCAGGTGCGTTCCTGGGAGATCCTCGGCGCCTCGGTGCCGATTTCGCCTTCACGGCGCTTTTCATCGGCCTCATCGCCGGCTTCTGGAAGGGGCGGAGCACCGCAAGCGCGGTGGCCTCCAGCGCCATCGCCTCGGCGATCGCTTTCGTGACCATCGGCGCGCCATGGCACGTCCTGATCGGGACGGTGGCTGGCATCGCGGCGGTTTATGTCGCAGCTCCGGAGGAGGCACCATGA
- a CDS encoding GntR family transcriptional regulator encodes MSDAEMSKPEPKSFIDVLKLREDTAMPLYRQLEEQLASMIEQGQLAPGATMPAERHLAAELGLSRTTIQHCYDALRKRRLLAAHGRLGYIVQKPETVLEPGMNRLKGFTQEMEELGRTPSSKILERQALSDRLIASIFGLPSTARFLKLIRVRLGDGIPLSREVAWYSLDACPGLEHADLSGSVYAYLAEDGVPPDHCEQTIEATSPDMEECSIFGFTEPLPSLLIKRRTYDQTGRMLEYVEGLFRGDSYAYRLKMKI; translated from the coding sequence TTGAGCGACGCCGAAATGTCCAAGCCAGAGCCCAAGAGCTTTATCGATGTTCTCAAGCTCCGCGAAGACACGGCCATGCCGCTCTATCGTCAGCTCGAAGAACAGCTCGCGTCCATGATCGAGCAGGGCCAGCTTGCCCCTGGGGCAACAATGCCGGCAGAGCGGCATCTGGCGGCTGAGCTAGGCCTTAGCCGGACGACAATACAGCATTGTTACGATGCGCTGCGGAAGCGGCGGCTGCTCGCGGCACATGGCCGTCTCGGCTACATCGTCCAGAAGCCGGAAACCGTGCTTGAACCGGGCATGAATCGCCTGAAGGGCTTCACTCAGGAGATGGAGGAGCTCGGTCGCACGCCCTCGTCGAAGATATTGGAGCGGCAGGCCCTCAGCGACCGATTGATCGCGTCCATCTTCGGCCTGCCGTCGACGGCGCGGTTTCTGAAGCTCATCCGCGTGCGCCTGGGAGATGGCATCCCGCTGTCGCGCGAGGTCGCATGGTACAGCCTGGATGCTTGCCCTGGTCTCGAGCATGCCGATCTGTCCGGTTCAGTTTATGCCTATCTTGCCGAAGATGGCGTCCCGCCGGATCATTGCGAGCAGACGATTGAAGCAACCTCGCCCGATATGGAGGAATGCTCGATATTCGGCTTCACCGAGCCGCTGCCGTCACTCTTGATCAAGCGCCGGACCTATGACCAGACTGGCCGGATGCTGGAATATGTCGAAGGCCTGTTCCGCGGCGACAGCTATGCGTATCGGCTGAAGATGAAGATCTAG
- a CDS encoding ribokinase: MRNDAHLFVVGSFVAASAAKVETLPQPGESLTAQAFALEPGGKGFNLAVACRRLGATVEGILPVGDDMLSGLAAPALERARLSGAMLRRLPGATGAGIGFIDARGENCLAVFPGANARLGAADIRDKRSAIAKADITLAQFEISDEPIIAAFEIAREAGKATLLNPSPFRRLDHRLLALTTILVLNAHEATAMASDLTGENGQTFDAHGLAGIQAFAEAVMAMGPAIVVVTLGQGGAAFCRSKHPPLHQPSFPVAAVDTLGAGDAFAAGLAVSLAEGQSPEKAMAFASACGAILAGTWGVFDAFPDRAAVEAVLLAHG, translated from the coding sequence ATGCGAAACGATGCTCACCTCTTTGTCGTCGGCAGCTTCGTCGCAGCAAGCGCCGCCAAGGTCGAGACACTTCCCCAACCCGGCGAATCCCTGACGGCGCAGGCCTTTGCTCTGGAACCTGGCGGCAAGGGGTTCAACCTCGCTGTCGCCTGTCGACGATTGGGTGCCACAGTGGAGGGCATCCTGCCGGTGGGCGACGATATGCTGTCTGGGCTCGCAGCCCCTGCGCTGGAACGCGCCCGGCTCTCCGGGGCGATGCTCCGCCGGCTTCCAGGCGCGACAGGCGCGGGTATCGGTTTCATCGATGCGCGCGGAGAGAATTGCCTGGCCGTCTTTCCCGGCGCGAATGCGCGCCTCGGCGCGGCCGATATACGCGACAAGCGAAGCGCTATCGCAAAGGCGGATATCACTCTGGCTCAGTTCGAGATCAGCGACGAGCCGATCATCGCGGCTTTCGAAATCGCGCGCGAAGCCGGCAAGGCGACCCTTCTCAATCCTTCGCCGTTTCGCAGGCTGGATCACCGGCTTCTCGCGTTGACGACGATCCTGGTCCTCAATGCGCATGAGGCCACGGCCATGGCTTCGGACTTGACGGGAGAGAACGGGCAAACGTTCGATGCTCATGGGCTTGCCGGGATCCAGGCCTTCGCCGAAGCCGTCATGGCCATGGGGCCCGCGATCGTCGTCGTGACGCTCGGCCAGGGAGGCGCCGCTTTTTGCCGTAGCAAGCACCCTCCTCTCCACCAGCCGAGCTTCCCGGTTGCCGCGGTCGATACGTTGGGAGCCGGCGATGCCTTCGCGGCAGGGCTCGCGGTAAGCCTGGCTGAGGGCCAGTCACCGGAAAAAGCCATGGCCTTTGCGAGCGCTTGCGGCGCCATTCTCGCCGGCACCTGGGGTGTCTTCGATGCTTTTCCGGACCGGGCGGCCGTCGAGGCTGTCCTGCTCGCCCATGGCTGA
- a CDS encoding cupin domain-containing protein, with protein MAAPSDGHAAGYDVAPASDFLPTIPRKPGDPVVFTASLDKAPIKATSGGWAREITTRGLPIATDIAGAHLFLNAGGAREMHWHDSAEWAYIVDGHCQVTVLDPEGVSEVVNLAPGDLWYFPQGHSHAIQTLGAKPCHAILAFDDGLYSEHGTFGISDWMSRYDAASLSQALGVSANLFATTPRAETYIMQGGVLALDGPHARMARPLARERSHRYALMAHKPKVATAGGELYIASEKEFPLSTTLTGMVLRLKAGAMHEPHWHPDANEWHYVLKGRTRVTLFGTDKRIATAELSPGECAYIPRNCGHSIKNIGSEDAEMVGVLDSGSYRENTLTDWVTKAPRHLLANNLGIPETAVPSFPRPRIIVPAPAQG; from the coding sequence ATGGCCGCGCCCAGCGATGGGCATGCGGCTGGCTACGATGTCGCGCCGGCCTCGGACTTCCTGCCCACGATTCCGCGCAAACCCGGCGATCCCGTGGTCTTCACCGCCTCCCTCGACAAGGCGCCGATCAAAGCGACGTCCGGCGGATGGGCGCGCGAGATCACGACGCGCGGGCTGCCCATCGCAACCGATATCGCAGGCGCGCATCTCTTCCTCAATGCGGGCGGCGCCCGCGAGATGCATTGGCATGATTCCGCCGAGTGGGCCTATATCGTCGACGGACATTGCCAGGTCACCGTCCTGGATCCGGAGGGCGTGAGCGAGGTCGTCAATCTCGCGCCGGGCGATCTGTGGTATTTCCCGCAAGGTCACAGCCACGCCATCCAGACGCTCGGCGCAAAGCCCTGCCACGCCATCCTCGCTTTCGATGACGGCCTGTATTCCGAGCACGGCACCTTCGGGATCAGCGACTGGATGAGCCGTTACGATGCGGCCTCGCTCTCACAGGCCCTGGGCGTGTCGGCGAACCTGTTCGCGACGACGCCCAGGGCCGAGACCTACATCATGCAGGGCGGGGTGCTGGCTCTCGATGGGCCGCATGCGCGCATGGCCCGGCCGCTCGCGCGCGAGCGCAGCCACCGCTATGCCTTGATGGCGCACAAGCCCAAAGTGGCGACCGCCGGCGGCGAGCTCTACATCGCCTCTGAAAAGGAATTCCCGCTCTCGACGACGCTGACGGGGATGGTGCTGAGGCTCAAGGCCGGAGCGATGCACGAGCCGCATTGGCATCCTGACGCCAATGAGTGGCACTACGTGCTGAAGGGGCGCACCCGGGTCACGCTCTTTGGAACCGACAAGCGTATCGCCACCGCCGAATTGTCTCCAGGCGAATGCGCCTATATCCCGCGCAATTGCGGCCACTCGATCAAGAATATCGGCTCCGAGGATGCCGAGATGGTCGGCGTTCTCGACAGCGGATCCTATCGCGAGAACACCCTGACCGATTGGGTGACCAAGGCGCCGCGGCACCTGCTGGCGAACAATCTCGGCATTCCTGAAACGGCCGTGCCGTCATTCCCGCGCCCGAGAATTATCGTGCCCGCACCGGCGCAAGGGTGA